TCTGGAGCGCCTGGCCAAGACGAAGGCCAACAAGGAGTTCCTGGAGAGCATGTCCAGCGGGGCTTAGGGGCCCGGCGCCGCGCTCCGCCGTCGGGCGGGCCCAGGCTCGCGCGGAAGGAGATGGGGCCCATGGGTGGGGCCCCAGGGGCGACGTCCCCGGGCTCAGTTGTTTTCGATCGTCCGGTCCCCCAGGCCTGCGCGAACGGTGATCTGCACGGTGTTGGCGGCGAGGCTCTTGCCGTTGTGGCGCAAGGTCACCTTGATCCCGTACTGCCCCGCCACCTTGTACTCGTGCTCGGACGTGAAGCGTCGCTCGATCTTGGTGCCCGGCTCGAAAGGCGGACAGTCGGATTCCTGGAGGCTCTTGCCGCCGTCTCCCCACTCCCACTGGACCTCGGGGCAGTAGAGCTCCTCGACATCGTCCCCCCCCGTGAGCTCGGCCGTGAAGAAGACATTCACGGGCGAGAAGGCCATGCGGGGGGCGGCCCGCACGTCTAGGCTGGGTTTCTTGCTCTTCTTGGCCTCCTCGGCCCCGAGGGTCGGGGCCCCCAGGGCGAGGATCAGAAGCGTCACGACCGTGGCTCGTGGCATCGTCATTTCTCCGGGCCGGGAGGGGTGGCCTCCCCACCATTGTAGACCCTCGTTCTCCCCGCGCCTAGAATCAAGCATGAGCGAGATCCGAGGCCTTCGCCTGGCCCCCCGCGCGTCCCACAAGGAGAAGCGCCTGGCCGCGCTGCGGGAGGGTCGCGAGACGGCCGGCCCCAGCCTCCAGGAGGCGGTGGAGGACGCCCAGCTCTTGGGCAGCTTGAATCTCTCCGGCTTCGACTTGGCTTGGGAGGAGGTGAAGGCGTCCCGGCGCGGCGAGCCTGTGCATCCGGCGATCCTGGGCCTGCGGCGGGCGGGCAAAGCAGTGGACGCCCAAGCCCCCTTCAGCGTGGCCTCCCTCGTCGCCTGGCACGAGGCCGTGGTCGGGGTCGCCCCCGGCTATCGCCAGACGGACCGTGAGCGCGTCAACGCCCCGACCCCCGCCCCCCCCGGACGGATCGCGGGTCGGCTGGCCATCCTGGATCAGTGGCTGAACGCGGCCAGCGCCCACGAGCTGAAGCCCGTCCAGCAGGGGGCGCTCGTTCTCGCCCGGGTCATCGAGATCCTGCCTTTCGAAGACGGAAACGGCCGCGTCTCCCGTCTGGCCGCCTCCCACCTCATGGTGCGGGCGGGGATGCGGCCCCCGATCCTGGTGGGGGGCGATGGCCCCCGCCTCATCCAATGCCTGGGGGCCGCCTTCCAGCTCCAGCTGGAGCCGCTGGCCGCGCTCCTCGAAGAGGCCTCCGAGCGCTGCCTGGACGTGATGATCCGCACCCTGGAGTCCACCGCCTGAACACTCTCCGTTTGGAGATCCCGCCCTCACTCCAGCGCATCCTCGAGAGCGTGCGCGCGGCCGGAGGCAGACCCCTCTTCGTGGGGGGAGTCGTGCGCGATGCCCTCCTGGGCCTGCCCGTGAAGGACTTCGACCTGGAGGTCTATGGCCTGGCCGCGGACGAGCTGGAGCGTGTCCTGGCCTCCGCGGGGAGAGTGGACACGGTGGGCCAGGCCTTCACCGTCTACAAGCTGAGC
The window above is part of the Vicinamibacteria bacterium genome. Proteins encoded here:
- a CDS encoding Fic family protein, which encodes MSEIRGLRLAPRASHKEKRLAALREGRETAGPSLQEAVEDAQLLGSLNLSGFDLAWEEVKASRRGEPVHPAILGLRRAGKAVDAQAPFSVASLVAWHEAVVGVAPGYRQTDRERVNAPTPAPPGRIAGRLAILDQWLNAASAHELKPVQQGALVLARVIEILPFEDGNGRVSRLAASHLMVRAGMRPPILVGGDGPRLIQCLGAAFQLQLEPLAALLEEASERCLDVMIRTLESTA